From a region of the Mytilus galloprovincialis chromosome 3, xbMytGall1.hap1.1, whole genome shotgun sequence genome:
- the LOC143066752 gene encoding uncharacterized protein LOC143066752 produces MACGILVLLIAAIAASTNGYGSKDYYSGDKEDYRYKPKLVKSSSYSSSSYVSHGHHAGYAGHKLITGHAYKFKVGRIFKRFHNLGVELIGRGIRYNGFYYGRLCSATKLYGALNSCYEDYGDIGDCFPGLIKQGLIGRRHVYHKYGHGFGLGVTFVKRGIVYGRSYYKYGCRRSKFIRYMTSCYNKFHHASTCVSVLRKRHLLGSPHSYHGHMHLSGYTRFRRFKISHGRFRYGGKYYKLSCSKRRFYSYWNRCYGRYHSVGRCFGYLRRKHLFSYYNGYSSGGYGAGYRSGHGGIVYDYGYYKSHHGFSLHHNRFTYDGIVYRLKCSRSRFYRHWGQCYHRYHSVGTCFGRLRSLHLFYRYVGATHAILNKHLYLHRRIANSHARRIHNVAKSHVARISHVSHKHIHNIQHQANKHVSRIASEARSHMDRFKQLVDYHLRRLHKHTKYHLSTVEHQHKKHLNERQYQNNKHELNVRHLHKKHEYYLKKHGYRYGHGYGHSLIHHRYSHGGKGHAYRFHVGRIFNRFHRLGVELIGRGIRYNGFYYGRLCSSTKLYGALNSCYEDYGDIGDCFPGLIKQGLIGRRHVYHKYGHGFGLGVTFVKRGIIYGRSYYKFGCRRSKFIRYMTSCYNKFHHASTCVSMLRKRNLIGSPHSYHGHMHLAGYTRFRRFKISHGRFRYGGKYYKLSCSKRRFYSYWNRCYGRYHSVGRCFGYLRRKHLFSYYNGYSSVTHSAYGAGYSGGITYDYGYYKSHHGFTIRNNQFTYGGIGYKLKCGRSRFYRLWGQCYHRYHSVGSCFGRLHRQHLFYRYGGEDYSEIDYSSGPIYDRSYYYSHHGFRIRHHRFSYNGIAYKLKCSRSRFYRHWGQCYHRYHSIGTCFRRLRSHHLFYRYVGHHHATLRKHLYRHKKIAHHHTRRIHKVAKSHVARISHVSNKHVRHIQHQANKHVSRIANEARSHINRFKQLVDYHVKRLHKHTKHHLSTVEHQHKRHLNTRQYQNKKHELNVRHLHKKHEYNLKKHSYAYRHRHVRYIDYYKKYHGFKIKQHRFSYGGKAYQLSCGDKRFWRYWSDCYSRYHSRRVCFGKLKKRQLFDLYSDGYDEEDSYEPAVKEKVY; encoded by the exons ATGGCTTGTGGGATACTAGTCCTACTCATTGCAGCGATTGCTGCAT cTACGAATGGGTATGGCAGTAAAGACTATTATTCCGGTGATAAAGAAGACTACAGATACAAACCTAAACTAGTTAAATCAAGTTCATACTCAAGCTCAAGCTATGTTTCTCACGGTCACCATGCCGGTTATGCTGGACACAAACTTATTACTG GACATGCCTACAAATTTAAGGTAGGACGCATATTTAAACGTTTCCATAACCTTGGTGTTGAACTTATCGGCCGTGGAATCAGATATAATGGATTTT ACTATGGACGTCTTTGCAGTGCAACAAAACTGTATGGTGCACTTAATTCCTGTTATGAAGATTATGGTGATATAGGCGATTGTTTCCCTGGTCTGATTAAACAAGGGTTGATTGGTAGACGACACGTTTACCATAAATATGGTCATGGATTTGGCCTAGGTGTCACCTTTGTGAAAAGAGGCATTGTTTATGGAAGATCTT ATTACAAATATGGTTGCCGTCGGTCAAAGTTCATCCGTTATATGACTTCTTGCTACAATAAGTTCCATCATGCAAGCACTTGTGTGTCAGTTTTGAGAAAACGACATCTACTTGGGTCACCTCATTCATATCATGGTCACATGCACCTTTCCGGGTACACACGTTTCCGAAGATTTAAGATTTCTCATGGAAGATTCAGATACGGGGGAAAAT ATTACAAACTGAGTTGCAGTAAGAGACGTTTCTACAGTTATTGGAACAGATGTTATGGCCGATACCATAGTGTTGGTAGATGCTTTGGATACCTAAGAAGGAAACATCTGTTTTCATATTATAATg GTTACTCAAGTGGTGGGTACGGAGCTGGTTACAGGAGTGGACATGGTGGAATTGTATATGACTATGGTTATTACAAAAGTCATCACGGATTTAGTCTACACCATAATAGATTCACCTACGATGGAATTG TATACAGACTGAAATGTAGCAGAAGCCGATTTTATAGACATTGGGGTCAATGTTATCATCGTTATCATAGTGTGGGAACCTGCTTTGGTCGATTAAGAAGTCTTCATCTGTTCTACAGATACGTTGGAG CAACTCATGCTATTCTGAACAAACACCTGTATCTTCACAGAAGAATCGCTAATAGCCATGCAAGAAGAATCCATAATGTAGCTAAGAGTCATGTCGCGAGAATATCACATGTATCACACAAACATATTCACAACATTCAACATCAGGCAAACAAACACGTAAGCAGAATTGCAAGCGAGGCTAGAAGTCATATGGATAGATTTAAACAACTCGTAGATTACCATCTCAGACGACTCCACAAACACACAAAATATCATTTGTCAACTGTTGAACATCAACATAAGAAGCATTTGAATGAACGCCAGTATCAGAACAACAAGCATGAGTTAAACGTGAGACATCTCCATAAGAAACACGAATATTATCTCAAGAAACATGGTTATCGTTATGGTCATGGTTATGGTCACAGTTTGATTCATCACAGATATTCACATGGTGGCAAAG GACATGCCTACAGATTCCATGTAGGACGTATATTTAATCGTTTCCACAGACTTGGTGTTGAACTTATTGGCCGTGGAATCAGATATAACGGATTCT aCTATGGACGTCTTTGTAGTTCAACAAAACTTTATGGTGCACTTAACTCCTGTTATGAAGATTATGGTGATATAGGCGATTGTTTCCCTGGTTTGATTAAACAAGGGTTGATCGGTAGACGACACGTTTACCATAAATATGGTCATGGATTTGGCTTAGGTGTCACTTTTGTGAAGAGAGGCATTATTTACGGAAGATCAT attACAAATTTGGGTGCCGCCGATCCAAGTTCATTCGTTATATGACTTCCTGCTACAATAAGTTCCATCATGCAAGCACTTGTGTGTCAATGTTAAGGAAAAGAAATCTAATTGGATCACCTCATTCATATCATGGTCACATGCACCTTGCCGGGTACACACGTTTCCGAAGATTTAAGATTTCACATGGGAGATTCAGATACGGAGGAAAAT atTACAAACTGAGCTGCAGTAAGAGACGTTTCTACAGTTATTGGAACAGATGTTATGGTCGATACCATAGTGTTGGTAGATGCTTTGGATATCTAAGAAGAAAACATCTGTTTTCATATTACAACG GTTACTCAAGTGTGACTCACAGTGCATACGGAGCTGGTTACAGCGGTGGAATTACATACGACTATGGTTATTACAAGAGCCATCATGGATTTACCATTAGAAATAATCAATTCACGTATGGTGGAATTG GATATAAACTGAAGTGTGGAAGAAGCCGATTTTACAGACTATGGGGTCAATGTTATCACCGATACCATAGTGTAGGAAGCTGCTTTGGACGGCTACATCGACAACATCTATTCTATAGATACGGCGGAG AAGATTATTCCGAAATTGATTACAGTTCCGGGCCTATATATGACCGTAGTTACTACTATAGCCATCATGGATTCAGAATAAGACATCATAGATTTTCATACAACGGAATTG CATACAAACTGAAATGTAGCAGAAGCCGATTCTATAGACATTGGGGACAATGTTATCATCGTTATCATAGTATAGGGACCTGTTTTAGACGATTAAGAAGTCATCATCTCTTCTATAGATACGTTGGAC ATCATCATGCTACTCTGAGAAAGCACCTGTACCGGCACAAAAAAATTGCTCATCACCATACAAGAAGAATCCATAAAGTAGCCAAGAGTCATGTAGCGAGAATATCTCATGTATCAAATAAACATGTTCGCCACATTCAACACCAGGCTAACAAACACGTCAGCAGAATTGCAAACGAGGCTAGAAGTCAtataaatagatttaaacaaCTAGTAGATTATCATGTTAAACGACTCCACAAACACACAAAACATCATTTGTCAACCGTTGAACATCAGCATAAGAGGCATTTGAATACACGTCAGTATCAAAACAAGAAGCATGAATTGAACGTGAGACATCTCCATAAGAAACACGAGTATAATCTCAAGAAACATAGTTATGCTTATCGTCACAGGCATGTACGTTACATAGACTACTACAAGAAATATCATGGATTTAAAATTAAACAGCACAGATTTTCATATGGTGGCAAAG CATACCAACTTTCATGTGGAGATAAACGATTCTGGAGGTATTGGAGTGATTGCTATTCACGATATCATAGTAGAAGAGTATGCTTTGGAAAACTAAAGAAAAGGCAACTGTTCGATCTATACTCCGACG GGTATGATGAAGAGGATAGTTACGAACCAGCAGTGAAAGAAAAAGTGTACTAA